GCTATGCCCCTGACCGGGTGTCCAACCTGATGAGCGTGGGCGGCGTGCAGCAGGTGATGCTGAAGGTCCGGTTCGCGGAAATGCAGCGGTCGGTTTCCAAGTCGCTGAGTTCGTCGGTCACCCTGCGCGGCACCGATGTCATCGCCGAGACCGGCACCTGGCTGCAGAACAACAACGGCCTGGGCAAGCCGATCAAGGTCGGCGGCCTCGCCAACAGCGCCGTTGCCTTTCAGTTCGGCGCCGGTTCGGTCCAGATCGGCATTCTGCTCGAGGCGCTGGAGAGCAAGGGGCTGATCCGCACCCTGGCCGAACCCAACCTGACCGCGCTGTCCGGGCAGGAGGCCAAGTTCCTGGCCGGCGGCGAATACCCGATCCCGGTGGCGCAGGAGGACGGGCTGTTCTCGGTCGAATACAAACCCTTCGGGATCGAGCTGAACTTTGTCCCGCGGGTGGTGGACGCGAAGGTCATCAACCTTGAACTGAACGCCGCCGTATCGTCGATTGACCCGTCGAATTCGGTCAATATCAACGGGTTCAACGTCGATGCCTTCGCCCGGCGCGAAACCTCGACCACAGTCGAGATGCGCGACGGCGAAAGCTTTGCCATCGCCGGGCTGATCGAGGACGAGTTCATGGACAACAATTCGCAGGTTCCCTGGCTGGGCGACGTGCCGGTGCTGGGCGCGCTGTTCCGCAGCGCCGATTACCAGCGCAACCAGTCCGAACTGGTGATCGTGATCACCGCGCACCTGGTCACGCCGACCCGCGGCGAGGCGCTGGTGCTGCCCACCGACCGGATCCGCCCGCCGAGCGAAAACCAGCTGTTTCTCTATGGCAGGCTGAGCCAGGACGACCATCCCGGCGGCCATGCCGCACAAGAAGTGGCGCGGCAGGATTTCGGCGGCTCCTACGGCTATGTGATGGACTGAAACGGAGGGCGGACCCATGTATCGGAAAGCAGCGACCATCATTCTCGCGGCCTGTATCGCAGCCTGTATCGCGGCCTGCAGCCAGGAGGCCGGACAGGGGATCGCGGCGGACAGTTTCGGCGATGCCACGCGCAACAATACCGGCGTGATGAGCGGTGCCCGCGAATATGGCCTGAACCTGGGCCGGCGGTTTGCCCGCGAGGTGCCCGCCACCATCAACTTTGCCTTCAACAGCGCCCTCCTCGATGCCGGGGCGCGGCAGGTGCTCGACCGGCAGGCGGACTGGATCCGGCAGTTCCCCGAGGTGCGGTTCCGCGTCTACGGCCATACCGACATGGTCGGCAGCGCCGGTTACAACCAGTCGCTGGGCCTGCGGCGGGCGCAGGCGGCGGTGGCCTATCTGGGCGCCCGCGGCATCGACCGGTCGCGGCTCGAGGCGGTGGTGTCCTATGGCGAAACCCGCCCCGTGATCGACACCTCGGCCCCCGAGCGCCGCAACCGCCGCACGGTCACCGAGGTATCGGGGTTCGTGGCCTCCCATCCGACCATCCTGGACGGCAAATATGCCAGCGTGGTCTATCGCGAATACGTTGCCAGCGCGGTGCCGCCCTCGAAGCTGACGGGATATGCCGATACCGGCGGGTTCTCGTCCGGCGACTGAGGGGGCGGGGGTGCGGACAGATGCCCGGAAAATGCGGAAATCCCGTCATGATGCCGCCCCAATTCACCATCAGAATGGATGCCCAAGGCGCAGGTCCGTGGACCGGCGCCATCGGTGGCGGCACGACGGCCACCGGGTGCGGATCCTGTCCGTGACCCGGCCTGCCCCGCGCCGCCCGAAAGGGTGTGGGCAATGAGCGCGATACCGCAGCAGTCGTCTTCGACGCCGATCCGGGCCTGTACGATCAGCCGGGACGTGCAGAATTTCGACCTGCTGATCGAGGACATGGAAGCCGCGATGGGCGAAAGCTGGGGCGATCTCGGGTTCGACGAGGCACTGGCCTTCTTTGCCCAGCCCGAAGCGGATGCGCTGGAATTCGTGGCGATGGCGCTCGACAAGCGCGATGAGAGCGACGACATGCTGGCCCTGATGGGCGAGATCATCGCCGGGGCCAGCGCGCGCGACATCCGGGTGGTGCTGATCGCCGAGGACGTGACACCGGCCGCGCTGCACCGGCTCTTGCGCCGGGGCGCCGATGAATTCATCCCCTACCCTCTGCCGGAAAACGAACTGGCGGCGGCGATCGAGCGGCTGAATCGCCCCGATCCCCCGCCGGCGCCCGCCGGGACGCCCCAACTCGATCCGGGTGCCGCGAAAGAGGCGGCGCTGATCGTGGTGCAGGGGCTGGCGGGCGGCGCCGGCGCGACCACGCTGGCGGTGAACCTGGCCTGGGAACTCGCGGCGCTGGACGGGGACAGGCACCCGCGCGTCTGCCTGATCGATCTCGACCTGCAATACGGGTCGGTTTCGACCTATCTCGACCTGCCGCGCCGCGAAGCGGTGATGGAGCTGCTGACCGACAGCGAAACCGCCGATGACGACCTGTTCGCCCAGGCGCTGCAGAGCTTTCGCGACCGCCTGCAGGTGCTGACCGCGCCGCCCGACATGGTGCCGCTCGATTTCGCCGCGCCCGAGGACATCCAGCGCCTGATCGACAAGGCGCGGCGGCATTTCGACTACGTCGTGATCGACATGCCCTCGACCCTGGTGATGTGGTCGGAAACCGTGCTGCAGGCGGCCCATGTGTTCCTCGCGCTGATCGAACTCGACCTGCGGTCGGCGCAGAACACGCTGCGGCTGAAACGCGCGCTGCAATCCGAGGATCTGCCGTTCGGCAAGCTGCGCTTTGCCCTGAATCGCGCGCCGCGCTTCACCGACCTGGCCGGCAAGAGCCGTGTCCGGCGCATGGCCGAGAGCCTGGACATCTCCATCGACCTGCTGCTGCCCGATGGCGGTCGCCCGGTGGCGCAGGCCTGCGATCACGGGCTGCCGCTGGCCGATTGCGCCGCCAAGAACCCGCTGCGCCGGGAAATCGCCCGGCTGGCCCGGTCGCTGCACGACCTGGGCCGCCGCAACGAGGCCGAAGCCGCCTGAGCAACCGCCTGAGCAACCACCTGACCGGACAAGGGGGACCGGGATGTTTTCACGCTACCGCAAATCCGGGCCCGCCGCCGTCAATCCACCGGGCGGGGCCGTCGAAACGGCGCCGCCGCCGGACCAGCCCGAGACCGGCGTCAGCCTGCGCAAGCCGATGCCCCGCAAGCCCGCCGAAACGGCGGTGTCCGACAAGGACCGCAAGCGCAAGGAACGCATGGGCGAGATCAAGACCGAACTGCACCGGTCGCTGCTGGACAATCTCAACCTCGCCGCCCTCGAACATGCCTCCGAGGCGGAACTGCGCAACGAAATAGGCACGATCGCGGGCGAGTTGCTGGAAGAAAAGAACATCGTCCTGAACCGCGAGGACCGGCAGACGCTCAACAAGGAACTGTATGACGAGGTCACCGGGCTGGGGCCGCTGGAAACGCTGCTGCAGGACGACAGCGTGAACGACATCCTGGTCAACGGCCCGCAACAGGTTTTCGTCGAACGCGCGGGCAAGCTGGAACTCAGCGGCGTGACCTTCCGCGACGAAAAGCACCTGTTGCGGATCATCGACAAGATCGTGTCGGCGGTGGGCCGCCGGGTCGATGAATCGAACCCCTATGTGGACGCGCGGCTGGCGGACGGCTCGCGGTTCAACGCCATGGTGCCGCCGATTGCGGTGGACGGGTCGCTGGTGTCGATCCGCAAGTTCAAGAAGGACAAGCTGGGCATCGACGACCTGGTGGGCTTTGGCGCGTTCAGCGAGGAAATGGCCGCCTATCTGCAGGCGGCGGTGGCGACGCGGCTGAACGTGATCGTGTCGGGCGGCACCGGGTCGGGCAAGACCACCACGCTGAACGCCCTGTCGTCCTTCATCGACAATGCCGAACGGATCCTGACCATCGAGGACACCGCCGAGCTCCAGTTGCAGCAGGTGCATGTGGGCCGGATGGAAAGCCGCCCGCCCAATGTCGAGGGCAAGGGCGAGGTTTCCCCCCGCGACTGCCTGAAGAACGCGCTCAGGATGCGCCCCGACCGGATCATCGTCGGCGAAACCCGCGGCGAGGAAGTGATCGACATGCTGCAGGCGATGAATACCGGCCATGACGGGTCGATGACCACGATCCACGCCAACAGCGCCCGCGACGGGATCTCGCGGCTGGAAAACATGATTGCCATGGCCGGGATCGAAATGCCGATCAAGGCGGTGCGCAGCCAGATCGCCAGCGCGGTGAACCTGATCGTGCAGGCCAGCCGGCTGCAGGACGGATCGCGCCGGATGACCTCGGTGACGGAAATCACCGGCATGGAGGGCGACGTGATCTCGATGCAGGAGATCTTCCGGTTCCAGCGCACCGGGCTGACGCCCGAGAACAGGATCGTCGGCCATTTCACCGCGACGGGCGTGCGCAGCCACTATGCGGAACGGTTCCGCATGTGGGGCTATGACCTGCCGCCCGGGATCTACGAACCGACCACGGGGGCAGGCTGATGCAGCTGAGTGCCGAACCGCTGATCTATGCGCTGATCTTCGTCGGCGTGCTGGTGCTGGTCGAAGGGCTCTACCTCGTGGCCTTCGGCAAATCGATCAGCCTCAATTCCCGCGTCAACCGCCGGCTGGACATGCTCGACAGGGGCACCGGCCGCGAACAGGTGCTGGAACAGCTGCGCAAGGAAATGCGCCAGCACATGAAATCGCGGTCGATCCCGCTCTATTCGCTGCTGGCGGACAAGGCGCAGAAGGCGGCGATCGCCTTTACGCCGAAACAGCTGATCGGGATCATGGCCGGCGTCTCGGCGATCGCCTTTGCCGGGCTGACCATCGGCACCCAGACCGACACGCAGCTGCGCGTGTTGCTGTCGGTCGTGATCGGGGTCGGCGGCGTCTATGTCTGGATCAACTCCAAGGCCAGGAAACGGATGGCGATGCTCGAGGAGCAACTGCCCGACGCGGTCGAACTGATGGTGCGCAGCCTCAAGGTCGGTCATCCGTTTTCGTCCGCCGTCTCGATCGTGTCCCGCGAAATCGAAGATCCGCTGGCGACCGAGTTCGGCATCATCGCCGATGAAAGCGCCTATGGCCGCGACATCGGAGAGGCGCTCAACGAGATGGCGGAACGGCTGGACATGCAGGACCTGCGATTTCTGGCGGTGGCGGTGACGATCCAGCAGCAATCGGGCGGCAACCTGGCCGAGATCCTCGAAGGGCTGGCCCGCGTGATCCGCGCCCGGTTCCGGCTGTTCCGGCGCGTCAACGCGATCACCGCCGAGGCCAAGTGGTCGGGCAAGTTCCTGTCGGGGTTCCCGCTGTTCTGCCTGGTGATGATCCTGGTCAACGACCCCGGCTACTACGACGAGGTGGTCGACCACGCGTGGTTCATCCCGGCCTGTTTCGTGGTCGGCATCCTGCTGACCGCCAATCTTTTCGTCATGCGCATACTGACCAACATCAAGGTCTGAGGGGGCATCATGGATATGATCGGGCAATTCATCGCGCCGCTGGGCAGTTTCGGACCGCTGATCCTGATGGGCGGCGCCGGGCTGGCGCTGGCCCTGGTCGCGACGGTGCTGCTGCTGAACCAGCCCGAGGATCCGCTGAAGAAACTCGGGCGCGCGCAGATGCCGGCGGCGGATACGGCCGGGCGCAAGGAGCAACTGCGCCAGGCGGGGCGCAACGAACAGCTGGAGAAATTCGCCACCTTCCTCGAACCCCAGAGCGCCGAGGAACTGTCGGCGGTGCAGCTGAAACTGCGCCAGGCGGGTTATCAGTCCAAGGACGCGGTGCGCATCTACCACTTTGCCCAGTTCGCGCTGGGGATCGCCGGGCTGGCGGCCGGGGTCGCCTATGTGATGCTGCAGGGCGGCGGCGAGGCATTCGCCCCGCGCGAGATGGCCATCCATGTGATCGGTGCGGGCGGCGCCGGGTATTTCCTGCCGAAATACTGGGTCACGCGCCGGGTCGAGGAACGCAAGGAGGCGATCACCCAGGGCTTTCCCGACGCGCTGGACATGATGCTGGTCTGCGTCGAGGCGGGCCAGTCGCTGGACCAGTCCATCGTGCGCGTGGCGCGCGAACTGCGCGCCTCCTACCCCGATCTCGCCGACGAGTTCGAGATCGTCGCCCACGAGATGAAGGCGGGCAAGGAAAAGGCCACCGTGCTGCGCGATCTCGGCACCCGCTGCGGGGTTCAGGACGTGTCGTCCTTTGTCACGGTGATGATCCAGTCGGCCAGTTTCGGCACCTCGATCGCCGATGCGCTGCGGGTCTATTCCAGCGAAATGCGCGACAAACGCGTGATGCGCGCCGAAGAAGCCGCCAACAAGCTGCCGACCAAGATGACGCTGGCCACGATGATGCTGACGGTGCCGCCATTGCTGATCATCCTGGTGGGCCCGTCGGCCAATGGCATCGCCAATCTGGGCGGAATGAGCAACTAGCAGGGGAAAGGCCGGGGGCGTGACAGGGCTGGATCGGCGGGCAGGCGCGCGGAGGACATGGCTGGGCTTCGGCATCCTTGCGCTGGCGGCGGCGCTGGCGGGATGTGCGCCGCGGGTCGCGGACGGCCCACACGCGCCCGGTGTGGATCCGCGCGGCACGGCGGTGGATGGCGAGATCGTCGGCGGGCGGCTGCTCGAGGCGGGCGAATATGCGCTGGCCACCGACGCGTTCACCCGCGCCGCGCTCAACAGAGGCATGACGCCCGAGATCCTGACCGGGCTGGGCACCGCCGCCTTGGGCCAGGGCAGGCTGGGACAGGCCGAAACCATCCTGCGCCGTGCCGTTGCCGCCGATCCCTCGTATCCGGCGGCCTGGAACAACCTGGGCGTGGTGCTGATGGAACGCGGCATGTATCCCGAGGCTGAGCAGGTGTTCCGCCGCGCCTTTGCCGCCGATGCCGGACGGGACGGCGCAATACGGGAAAATCTCATTCACGCTACCGCTAAGGTTGAAAATCCTGCCGAAACAGGGCAGGATCAGGCAAAATACACGCTGGTCAGGCAGGGCGGCGGCAGCTGGCGGCTGCAGGACACCGGCGGATGAGGGCAAGAGCAGCAGAGGACGCATCCCATGCGCCATCCGGCATTCATCTCCGCGCTGGTTGCGGCGCTGGCGCTTGGCGCCTGCACCGGAAAGGATGAGGAAACGGTCGACCGCACCATCAAGGATCTGAACGTCATCGACGAGGCCAACCTCAATGACGTGATGCTGACGGTGGCCGATGCCGACGAGGCGGTGAACTATTTCAGCCGCGCGGTCGCCGGCAACCCGGACCGGATCGACCTGCGCCGCGGGCTGGCGCAATCGCTGGTTCGTTCGGGCCGCAACACCGAAGCGGTCGCCGCCTGGACCAGGGTCGCGGCAATGCCCGGCGCGACGGCATCGGACAAGGTCGACCTCGCCGACGCGCTGATCCGCACCGGCAGCTGGTCCAGGGCGGAAAAGACGCTCGCAGCCGTGCCGCCCACCCATGAGACCTTCAAACGCTACCGGTTGGCGGCGATGGTGGCCGATGCCAACGAAGAATGGGACAAGGCGGACGATTTCTATGAAACCGCGATCGGGCTGACCACCCGCCCCGCGGGCGTGATGAACAACTGGGGCTATTCGCTGCTGTCCCGCGGCGATTATGCCAGGGCGGAACGGCTGTTTTCCGATGCGATCCGGCAGGATGCGTCGATGTTCACCGCCAAGAACAACCTGGTGATGGCACGCGGCGCGCAGCGCAACTATGCCCTGCCGGTGGTGCCGATGTCACAGACGGAACGGGCGCAGCTGCTGCACACGATGGCGCTGTCGGCGGTGAAGCAGGGCGACGTCAAAACCGGCGAGGGCCTGCTGCGCGAGGCGATCAGCACCCACCCGCAGCATTTCGAGGATGCGGTGCGCGCGCTGCGGGCGCTGGAAACCGGCTGAGCGCGTGCATGTCACCGCCGCCGAGGCGCGGCTGTTCCTGCCGCTCGTGCTGCCGCTGTGCCTGATCGCCGCCTATACCGACCTGCGCGCGCTGCGCATCCGCAACTGGACGGTGGTCGCGCTGGCGGCGGTGTTCGTGTTCTTGGGGCCGCTGGCGCTGCCATGGCCCGATTACGGCGTGCGGCTCGCGCAGCTGGCGCTGGTGCTGGTGCTGGGGTTCATCCTGAACGCGGGCGGGGCGCTGGGTGCGGGTGACGCGAAATTCGCCGCCGCGGCGGCCCCGTTCATCGCGCCCGGCGATATGCGGCTGCTGCTTGCGATCCTCGCCGCCAATCTTCTCGCCGCCATCGCGACGCACCGGCTGGCCCGCGCCACGCCGCTGCGCCGCCTGGCGCCGGGCTGGCAAAGCTGGGGCTCGGGCCAGAGTTTCCCCATGGGCCTGTCGCTCGGCGGCACGCTGGCGCTCTATCTCGGGCTGGGCGCGGTGCTGGGCCGCTGACCCGAATTCACCGTTTCTAAACCCCGGCACG
This is a stretch of genomic DNA from Pukyongiella litopenaei. It encodes these proteins:
- a CDS encoding tetratricopeptide repeat protein, which translates into the protein MRHPAFISALVAALALGACTGKDEETVDRTIKDLNVIDEANLNDVMLTVADADEAVNYFSRAVAGNPDRIDLRRGLAQSLVRSGRNTEAVAAWTRVAAMPGATASDKVDLADALIRTGSWSRAEKTLAAVPPTHETFKRYRLAAMVADANEEWDKADDFYETAIGLTTRPAGVMNNWGYSLLSRGDYARAERLFSDAIRQDASMFTAKNNLVMARGAQRNYALPVVPMSQTERAQLLHTMALSAVKQGDVKTGEGLLREAISTHPQHFEDAVRALRALETG
- a CDS encoding CpaF family protein, producing the protein MFSRYRKSGPAAVNPPGGAVETAPPPDQPETGVSLRKPMPRKPAETAVSDKDRKRKERMGEIKTELHRSLLDNLNLAALEHASEAELRNEIGTIAGELLEEKNIVLNREDRQTLNKELYDEVTGLGPLETLLQDDSVNDILVNGPQQVFVERAGKLELSGVTFRDEKHLLRIIDKIVSAVGRRVDESNPYVDARLADGSRFNAMVPPIAVDGSLVSIRKFKKDKLGIDDLVGFGAFSEEMAAYLQAAVATRLNVIVSGGTGSGKTTTLNALSSFIDNAERILTIEDTAELQLQQVHVGRMESRPPNVEGKGEVSPRDCLKNALRMRPDRIIVGETRGEEVIDMLQAMNTGHDGSMTTIHANSARDGISRLENMIAMAGIEMPIKAVRSQIASAVNLIVQASRLQDGSRRMTSVTEITGMEGDVISMQEIFRFQRTGLTPENRIVGHFTATGVRSHYAERFRMWGYDLPPGIYEPTTGAG
- a CDS encoding tetratricopeptide repeat protein, which gives rise to MTGLDRRAGARRTWLGFGILALAAALAGCAPRVADGPHAPGVDPRGTAVDGEIVGGRLLEAGEYALATDAFTRAALNRGMTPEILTGLGTAALGQGRLGQAETILRRAVAADPSYPAAWNNLGVVLMERGMYPEAEQVFRRAFAADAGRDGAIRENLIHATAKVENPAETGQDQAKYTLVRQGGGSWRLQDTGG
- a CDS encoding type II secretion system F family protein, which produces MQLSAEPLIYALIFVGVLVLVEGLYLVAFGKSISLNSRVNRRLDMLDRGTGREQVLEQLRKEMRQHMKSRSIPLYSLLADKAQKAAIAFTPKQLIGIMAGVSAIAFAGLTIGTQTDTQLRVLLSVVIGVGGVYVWINSKARKRMAMLEEQLPDAVELMVRSLKVGHPFSSAVSIVSREIEDPLATEFGIIADESAYGRDIGEALNEMAERLDMQDLRFLAVAVTIQQQSGGNLAEILEGLARVIRARFRLFRRVNAITAEAKWSGKFLSGFPLFCLVMILVNDPGYYDEVVDHAWFIPACFVVGILLTANLFVMRILTNIKV
- a CDS encoding type II and III secretion system protein family protein, which encodes MTGRGLRLILLGLALAVSPIACATQAQGVREVKKGVSATLDVAMNRATVVESDVAFAELSIANPGIADISSLSDRSIYVLGKAPGMTTLTLLDATGDLITNVEVRVAPDVAEFKERLRQILPGEPIEVRTANDGIVLSGVVSSSVKLQRALDLAVRYAPDRVSNLMSVGGVQQVMLKVRFAEMQRSVSKSLSSSVTLRGTDVIAETGTWLQNNNGLGKPIKVGGLANSAVAFQFGAGSVQIGILLEALESKGLIRTLAEPNLTALSGQEAKFLAGGEYPIPVAQEDGLFSVEYKPFGIELNFVPRVVDAKVINLELNAAVSSIDPSNSVNINGFNVDAFARRETSTTVEMRDGESFAIAGLIEDEFMDNNSQVPWLGDVPVLGALFRSADYQRNQSELVIVITAHLVTPTRGEALVLPTDRIRPPSENQLFLYGRLSQDDHPGGHAAQEVARQDFGGSYGYVMD
- a CDS encoding OmpA family protein, producing MYRKAATIILAACIAACIAACSQEAGQGIAADSFGDATRNNTGVMSGAREYGLNLGRRFAREVPATINFAFNSALLDAGARQVLDRQADWIRQFPEVRFRVYGHTDMVGSAGYNQSLGLRRAQAAVAYLGARGIDRSRLEAVVSYGETRPVIDTSAPERRNRRTVTEVSGFVASHPTILDGKYASVVYREYVASAVPPSKLTGYADTGGFSSGD
- a CDS encoding AAA family ATPase; protein product: MSAIPQQSSSTPIRACTISRDVQNFDLLIEDMEAAMGESWGDLGFDEALAFFAQPEADALEFVAMALDKRDESDDMLALMGEIIAGASARDIRVVLIAEDVTPAALHRLLRRGADEFIPYPLPENELAAAIERLNRPDPPPAPAGTPQLDPGAAKEAALIVVQGLAGGAGATTLAVNLAWELAALDGDRHPRVCLIDLDLQYGSVSTYLDLPRREAVMELLTDSETADDDLFAQALQSFRDRLQVLTAPPDMVPLDFAAPEDIQRLIDKARRHFDYVVIDMPSTLVMWSETVLQAAHVFLALIELDLRSAQNTLRLKRALQSEDLPFGKLRFALNRAPRFTDLAGKSRVRRMAESLDISIDLLLPDGGRPVAQACDHGLPLADCAAKNPLRREIARLARSLHDLGRRNEAEAA
- a CDS encoding prepilin peptidase; protein product: MHVTAAEARLFLPLVLPLCLIAAYTDLRALRIRNWTVVALAAVFVFLGPLALPWPDYGVRLAQLALVLVLGFILNAGGALGAGDAKFAAAAAPFIAPGDMRLLLAILAANLLAAIATHRLARATPLRRLAPGWQSWGSGQSFPMGLSLGGTLALYLGLGAVLGR
- a CDS encoding type II secretion system F family protein, with the protein product MDMIGQFIAPLGSFGPLILMGGAGLALALVATVLLLNQPEDPLKKLGRAQMPAADTAGRKEQLRQAGRNEQLEKFATFLEPQSAEELSAVQLKLRQAGYQSKDAVRIYHFAQFALGIAGLAAGVAYVMLQGGGEAFAPREMAIHVIGAGGAGYFLPKYWVTRRVEERKEAITQGFPDALDMMLVCVEAGQSLDQSIVRVARELRASYPDLADEFEIVAHEMKAGKEKATVLRDLGTRCGVQDVSSFVTVMIQSASFGTSIADALRVYSSEMRDKRVMRAEEAANKLPTKMTLATMMLTVPPLLIILVGPSANGIANLGGMSN